One genomic segment of Streptomyces sp. RKND-216 includes these proteins:
- a CDS encoding 3-hydroxybutyryl-CoA dehydrogenase has product MTDIEHVGVVGCGQMGAGIAEVCARAGLDVKVAETTGEALELGRTRLVNSLDKAAARGKMSAEERDATLNRLTFTTDLGEFADRDLVVEAVVENEQVKTEIFQVLDQVVTRPDAILASNTSSIPLVKLAVATSRPDQVIGIHFFNPAPVQKLVELIPALTTGEETVKRAEAAVTSLLGKHAIRAQDRSGFVVNALLIPYLLSAIRMFESGIASREDIDNGMEMGCAHPMGPLKLADLIGLDTVASVADSMYAEFKEPLYAAPPLLQRMVDAGRLGRKAGAGFYAYG; this is encoded by the coding sequence GTGACCGACATCGAACACGTCGGAGTGGTGGGCTGCGGCCAGATGGGCGCCGGCATCGCCGAGGTGTGCGCGCGCGCCGGACTGGACGTCAAGGTCGCCGAGACCACCGGCGAGGCCCTGGAGCTGGGCCGTACCCGCCTGGTGAACTCGCTGGACAAGGCCGCCGCCCGCGGCAAGATGTCCGCCGAGGAGCGGGACGCGACACTGAACCGGCTGACCTTCACCACCGACCTCGGCGAGTTCGCCGACCGCGACCTGGTCGTCGAGGCGGTCGTGGAGAACGAGCAGGTGAAGACGGAGATCTTCCAGGTGCTCGACCAGGTCGTCACGCGCCCGGACGCCATCCTGGCATCGAACACCTCCTCGATTCCGCTGGTGAAGCTGGCCGTGGCGACCTCCCGCCCGGACCAGGTCATCGGCATCCACTTCTTCAACCCGGCGCCGGTGCAGAAGCTGGTCGAGCTGATCCCCGCGCTGACCACCGGCGAGGAGACCGTCAAGCGCGCCGAGGCGGCGGTGACGTCGCTGCTGGGCAAGCACGCCATCCGCGCACAGGACCGCTCCGGTTTCGTGGTGAACGCGCTGCTCATCCCGTACCTGCTGTCCGCGATCCGGATGTTCGAGTCGGGCATCGCCTCGCGCGAGGACATCGACAACGGCATGGAGATGGGCTGCGCCCACCCGATGGGCCCGCTGAAGCTGGCGGACCTGATCGGCCTGGACACGGTCGCCTCGGTCGCGGACTCGATGTACGCGGAGTTCAAGGAGCCGCTGTACGCCGCGCCGCCGCTGCTGCAGCGGATGGTGGACGCCGGACGACTGGGCCGCAAGGCGGGCGCGGGCTTCTACGCGTACGGCTGA
- a CDS encoding family 10 glycosylhydrolase: MSRISRRLFGAAAAGVLSGAALATPGWAVPGPAAAHWDPAHRRRGRRELRGMWVATVANIDFPSRPGLPAAEQQRELLGLLDLAVERRLNTVILQVRPTADAFWPSPLEPWSAFLTGQQGRDPGWDPLGFAVEEAHRRGLELHAWFNPYRIANHQDPARLVPGHPARQHPEWVVPYGGKLYYNPGLPEVRALVQDAMFHAVEHYAVDAVHWDDYFYPYPVAGQVFDDDAAYAQHGAGFPDRASWRRDNIDRLVEETSRRLRRTRPGVRFGVSPFAIWRNASTDPGRGSDTQGGVETYDDLYADTRKWVREGWLDYVVPQVYWNIGFTVADYAVLVPWWADVVRGTGTDLFVGEALYKVADPAQGPPWHNPGELSSHLTFCEDHPEVRGHVFFSARQVGADPIGAMTRVVEDHYRCRVRPPR, translated from the coding sequence ATGAGCCGTATCTCACGAAGACTCTTCGGCGCGGCGGCGGCCGGAGTCCTGTCCGGGGCGGCACTCGCCACCCCCGGCTGGGCGGTCCCGGGTCCTGCCGCCGCGCACTGGGACCCCGCGCACCGACGGCGCGGCCGGCGGGAACTGCGCGGCATGTGGGTCGCCACCGTCGCGAACATCGACTTCCCCAGCCGCCCCGGGCTCCCCGCCGCCGAGCAGCAGCGGGAACTCCTCGGCCTCCTCGACCTCGCCGTCGAGCGACGGCTGAACACCGTGATCCTTCAGGTGCGGCCCACCGCCGACGCGTTCTGGCCCTCGCCCCTGGAGCCCTGGTCGGCCTTCCTCACCGGCCAGCAGGGCCGCGACCCCGGATGGGACCCGCTCGGCTTCGCCGTCGAGGAGGCCCATCGGCGCGGCCTCGAACTGCACGCCTGGTTCAATCCCTACCGGATCGCCAATCACCAGGACCCCGCACGACTGGTCCCCGGGCACCCCGCGCGGCAGCACCCCGAATGGGTGGTGCCCTACGGCGGCAAGCTCTACTACAACCCCGGGCTCCCCGAGGTCCGCGCCTTGGTGCAGGACGCGATGTTCCACGCGGTGGAGCACTACGCCGTCGACGCCGTGCACTGGGACGACTACTTCTACCCGTACCCCGTCGCCGGCCAGGTCTTCGACGACGACGCGGCCTACGCGCAGCACGGCGCGGGATTCCCCGACCGCGCCTCCTGGCGCCGCGACAACATCGACCGGCTCGTCGAGGAGACCTCCCGGCGGCTGCGCCGCACCCGCCCGGGGGTGCGCTTCGGCGTCAGCCCGTTCGCGATCTGGCGCAACGCCTCCACCGACCCCGGCCGGGGCTCCGACACCCAGGGCGGCGTCGAGACCTATGACGACCTCTACGCGGACACCCGGAAGTGGGTGCGCGAGGGGTGGCTCGACTACGTCGTCCCCCAGGTGTACTGGAACATCGGCTTCACCGTCGCCGACTACGCCGTGCTGGTCCCCTGGTGGGCCGATGTGGTCCGGGGCACCGGCACCGACCTGTTCGTCGGGGAGGCCCTCTACAAGGTCGCCGACCCCGCGCAGGGCCCACCGTGGCACAACCCCGGGGAGCTGTCCTCGCACCTCACCTTCTGCGAGGACCACCCCGAGGTGCGGGGCCACGTGTTCTTCTCCGCCCGGCAGGTCGGGGCCGATCCCATCGGCGCCATGACCCGCGTGGTGGAGGACCACTACCGCTGCCGGGTCCGTCCGCCGCGCTGA
- a CDS encoding DUF1918 domain-containing protein translates to MQAETGDRLLVHGRTVGQHDRVAEIVEVMGTNGEPPYRVRFEDGHEAVMSPGPDSVVRHEPGSGPQV, encoded by the coding sequence ATGCAAGCGGAAACGGGTGACCGGCTCCTGGTCCACGGCCGGACCGTCGGCCAGCACGACAGGGTCGCGGAGATCGTCGAGGTGATGGGCACGAACGGGGAGCCGCCCTACCGGGTGCGTTTCGAGGACGGTCACGAGGCGGTCATGTCGCCAGGGCCGGACTCGGTCGTGCGCCACGAGCCGGGGAGCGGGCCGCAGGTCTGA
- a CDS encoding histidine phosphatase family protein — translation MHIRVTLLAAARSSSVLDVRFDDDRPLDDAGRLEVLRTAPELVSLASAELRYCSPTVRCRQTCDALGLPVVAQPALRDCDMGRWRGSTLREVAVREPDAVDAWLADPRAAPHGGESLLSFISRVGGWLDTRPAGEDDRVVAVAEPSVVRAALCYVLRVPPHAYWRVDAQPLSTVTFTGRAGEWCLSLG, via the coding sequence ATGCACATACGCGTGACGCTGCTCGCCGCCGCACGCAGTTCCTCCGTGCTGGACGTGCGCTTCGACGACGACCGCCCGCTCGACGACGCCGGGCGTCTGGAGGTCCTGCGTACGGCCCCCGAGCTGGTCTCCCTCGCCTCCGCCGAACTGCGGTACTGCTCGCCCACCGTCCGCTGCCGGCAGACCTGCGACGCCCTCGGCCTGCCCGTCGTCGCCCAGCCCGCCCTGCGGGACTGCGACATGGGGCGCTGGCGCGGCAGCACGCTGCGGGAGGTCGCCGTCCGCGAACCCGACGCCGTCGACGCCTGGCTCGCCGACCCGCGCGCCGCGCCGCACGGCGGTGAATCCCTTCTGAGCTTCATCTCCCGGGTCGGCGGCTGGCTCGACACTCGTCCCGCGGGCGAGGACGACCGGGTGGTGGCCGTCGCGGAACCCTCCGTCGTGCGGGCCGCCCTGTGCTACGTGCTGCGCGTGCCTCCCCACGCGTACTGGCGCGTCGACGCGCAGCCCCTGTCGACGGTTACCTTCACCGGCCGTGCGGGTGAGTGGTGCCTCAGCCTCGGCTGA
- the argC gene encoding N-acetyl-gamma-glutamyl-phosphate reductase, whose amino-acid sequence MVWRVAVAGASGYAGGELLRLLCAHPEVEIGALTGGSNAGRRIGELQPQLLPLAERILEPTTADVLSGHDVVFLALPHGQSAVVADALGDDVLVIDCGADFRLTDAGAWQRFYGTPHAGSWPYGLPELPGARDAIKGSRRVAVPGCYPTAVSLALAPAFAAGLAEPEAVVVAATGTSGAGRALKPHLLGSEVMGSMSPYGVGGVHRHTPEMAQNLSAAAGEEVTVSFTPTLAPMPRGILATCTAAARPGTGADDVRAAYEKAYCEEPFVQVLPEGRWPATGAVYGSNTVQLQTALDEAARRIVVIAAVDNLTKGTAGGAVQSMNLALGLPEETGLPTIGVSP is encoded by the coding sequence ATGGTGTGGCGAGTGGCCGTGGCGGGGGCGAGCGGGTACGCGGGGGGCGAGCTGCTGCGCCTGCTCTGCGCGCATCCCGAGGTCGAGATCGGGGCGCTGACCGGCGGGTCGAACGCCGGGCGCCGGATCGGGGAGCTGCAGCCGCAGCTGCTCCCGCTGGCCGAGCGGATACTGGAGCCGACCACCGCGGACGTGCTGAGCGGGCACGACGTGGTCTTCCTCGCGCTGCCGCACGGCCAGTCCGCCGTCGTGGCCGACGCGCTCGGCGACGACGTGCTGGTGATCGACTGCGGCGCCGACTTCCGGCTCACCGACGCCGGGGCGTGGCAGCGCTTCTACGGCACGCCGCACGCCGGCAGCTGGCCGTACGGTCTGCCCGAGCTGCCCGGGGCCCGCGACGCGATCAAGGGATCCAGGCGCGTCGCGGTCCCGGGCTGTTACCCGACGGCCGTCTCCCTCGCCCTCGCGCCCGCCTTCGCCGCCGGGCTCGCCGAGCCGGAGGCCGTGGTGGTCGCCGCGACCGGCACCTCCGGCGCCGGTAGGGCGCTCAAGCCGCACCTGCTGGGCAGTGAGGTGATGGGCTCCATGAGCCCGTACGGCGTCGGGGGCGTGCACCGGCACACCCCGGAGATGGCACAGAACCTGTCCGCCGCGGCGGGCGAGGAGGTGACCGTGTCGTTCACGCCGACGCTCGCCCCCATGCCCCGCGGCATCCTCGCCACCTGCACCGCCGCCGCCCGGCCGGGCACCGGCGCGGACGACGTGCGCGCCGCCTACGAGAAGGCCTATTGCGAAGAACCGTTCGTGCAGGTGCTGCCCGAAGGGCGGTGGCCCGCCACCGGAGCGGTGTACGGCTCCAACACGGTGCAGCTGCAGACCGCGCTGGACGAGGCCGCCCGCCGCATCGTCGTGATCGCGGCCGTCGACAACCTGACCAAGGGCACCGCCGGCGGCGCGGTGCAGAGCATGAACCTCGCCCTCGGGCTCCCCGAGGAGACCGGACTTCCCACGATCGGAGTGTCGCCGTGA
- the argJ gene encoding bifunctional glutamate N-acetyltransferase/amino-acid acetyltransferase ArgJ, producing the protein MSVTAPAGFTAAGVAAGIKDSGGPDLALVVNEGPSRAAAGVFTANRVKAAPVLWSEQVLRGGQVSAVVLNSGGANSCTGPTGFQDTHATAEKAAETLGHSAAEIAVASTGLIGARLPMDELLAGIDTAAGELSRHGGEKAALAIKTTDTVHKTAVAERDGWTVGGMAKGAGMLAPSLATMLVVLTTDADLESAELDKALRAATRTTFERVDSDGCLSTNDTVLLLASGASGVAPGHEAFAEAVREVCADLARQLVGDAEGASKDIRIEVTGAATEDDAVEVGRAVARNNLLKCAVHGEDPNWGRVLSAIGTTSAAFEPDRLDVAINDVWVCRGGAVGEDRDLVDMRYREVRITADLAAGTESAVIWTNDLTAEYVHENSAYSS; encoded by the coding sequence GTGAGTGTCACCGCACCCGCAGGATTCACCGCGGCGGGCGTCGCAGCCGGGATCAAGGACAGCGGCGGACCCGATCTCGCCCTGGTCGTCAACGAGGGCCCCAGCCGGGCCGCGGCGGGCGTCTTCACCGCCAACCGCGTGAAGGCCGCCCCCGTCCTGTGGTCCGAGCAGGTCCTGCGCGGCGGCCAGGTCTCCGCCGTCGTGCTCAACTCCGGCGGCGCCAACTCCTGTACCGGCCCCACCGGCTTCCAGGACACCCACGCCACCGCGGAGAAGGCGGCTGAGACGCTGGGGCACAGCGCAGCCGAGATCGCCGTCGCCTCCACCGGCCTCATCGGCGCCCGGCTCCCGATGGACGAGCTGCTCGCCGGCATCGACACCGCCGCCGGCGAACTGTCCCGGCACGGCGGGGAGAAGGCCGCCCTCGCCATCAAGACCACCGACACCGTGCACAAGACGGCCGTCGCCGAACGCGACGGCTGGACGGTGGGCGGCATGGCGAAGGGCGCCGGCATGCTCGCCCCGAGTTTGGCCACCATGCTGGTCGTGCTCACCACCGACGCCGACTTGGAGAGCGCCGAACTGGACAAGGCGCTGCGCGCCGCCACACGCACCACCTTCGAGCGCGTCGACTCCGACGGCTGCCTGTCCACCAACGACACCGTGCTGCTGCTCGCCTCCGGCGCCTCCGGCGTCGCCCCCGGGCACGAGGCCTTCGCCGAGGCCGTACGGGAGGTGTGCGCCGACCTGGCGCGGCAGCTTGTCGGGGACGCGGAGGGGGCGTCCAAGGACATCCGCATCGAGGTGACGGGAGCCGCCACCGAGGACGACGCCGTCGAGGTCGGCCGCGCCGTCGCCCGCAACAACCTCCTCAAGTGCGCCGTGCACGGCGAGGACCCGAACTGGGGCCGCGTGCTCTCCGCGATCGGCACCACCTCCGCCGCCTTCGAGCCGGACCGGCTCGACGTGGCCATCAACGACGTGTGGGTGTGCCGCGGCGGCGCGGTCGGCGAGGACCGCGACCTGGTCGACATGCGCTACCGCGAGGTTCGCATCACCGCCGACCTGGCCGCCGGAACCGAATCCGCGGTGATCTGGACCAACGATCTCACCGCCGAATACGTCCACGAGAACAGCGCGTACAGCTCATGA
- the argB gene encoding acetylglutamate kinase yields MTALRTSTRRHTALPKAQTLIEALPWLTRHHGRTVVIKFGGNAMVDEELKAAFAQDVVFLRHAGLRPVVVHGGGPQISAQLDRLGLESEFRAGLRVTTRETMDVVRMVLAGQVQRELVGLLNRHGPFAVGMTGEDAHTLTATKRLAEIDGEQVDLGRVGDIVGVDAGAVEALLEDGRIPVVSSIARSSDDEHVYNINADTAAAALAAALGAETLMVLTDVEGLYADWPHSDDVISRLTASELEKQLPDLASGMVPKMEGCLHAVRNGVRTARVLDGRVQHSILLEIFTDEGIGTMVVPDPPAPTPEEAAS; encoded by the coding sequence ATGACCGCCCTGCGGACCTCGACGCGCAGGCACACGGCCCTGCCGAAGGCGCAGACCCTCATCGAGGCGCTGCCCTGGCTGACCCGGCACCACGGCAGGACCGTGGTGATCAAGTTCGGCGGCAACGCCATGGTCGACGAGGAGCTGAAGGCCGCCTTCGCGCAGGACGTGGTCTTCCTGCGGCACGCCGGACTGCGCCCCGTCGTCGTACACGGTGGCGGCCCGCAGATCAGCGCCCAACTCGACCGTCTCGGACTGGAGTCGGAGTTCCGGGCCGGCCTGCGGGTCACCACGCGGGAGACAATGGACGTGGTGCGGATGGTGCTGGCCGGCCAGGTGCAGCGGGAGCTGGTGGGGCTGCTCAACCGGCACGGGCCCTTCGCGGTCGGCATGACCGGCGAGGACGCGCACACCCTTACCGCGACCAAGCGGCTGGCGGAGATCGACGGCGAGCAGGTCGACCTCGGCCGGGTCGGCGACATCGTCGGCGTGGACGCCGGCGCCGTCGAGGCGCTGCTGGAGGACGGGCGCATCCCGGTCGTCTCCTCCATCGCCCGCAGCTCCGACGACGAACACGTCTACAACATCAACGCCGACACCGCGGCTGCCGCACTCGCCGCGGCGCTCGGGGCGGAGACGCTGATGGTCCTCACCGACGTCGAGGGCCTGTACGCGGACTGGCCCCACAGCGACGACGTGATCAGCCGGCTCACCGCGAGCGAACTGGAGAAGCAGCTCCCGGACCTGGCCAGCGGCATGGTGCCCAAGATGGAGGGCTGCCTGCACGCCGTCCGCAACGGCGTGCGCACCGCCCGGGTCCTCGACGGCCGCGTGCAGCACTCGATCCTGCTGGAGATCTTCACCGACGAGGGCATCGGCACCATGGTCGTGCCGGACCCGCCCGCCCCGACGCCCGAGGAGGCGGCATCGTGA